Proteins from a single region of Bogoriella caseilytica:
- a CDS encoding PaaI family thioesterase produces MTDTSPANGHHDAAAAAPGAAGETTGSQGQPAPDTEGARVKAWLEGHTDGTLVGKLGLEFVAAGPEEVVARMPVEGNRQYHGVLHGGASAALAETLGSVAASLAAGDGRVAVGMELSVTHHRPASAGYVTGRATPLHLGRRTATYEIAVTDDHGKRVCTARLTCMMIEAP; encoded by the coding sequence ATGACCGACACATCGCCCGCCAACGGCCACCACGATGCCGCAGCTGCCGCCCCAGGCGCCGCCGGGGAGACGACCGGCTCACAGGGTCAGCCCGCTCCGGACACCGAGGGCGCCCGCGTCAAAGCATGGCTGGAAGGCCACACCGACGGCACGCTGGTGGGCAAGCTCGGGCTGGAGTTCGTCGCCGCAGGCCCTGAGGAGGTGGTCGCTCGAATGCCAGTGGAGGGCAATCGCCAGTACCACGGGGTGCTGCACGGCGGGGCAAGTGCGGCACTGGCCGAGACCCTGGGATCGGTGGCAGCCAGTCTGGCGGCGGGCGACGGGCGCGTGGCGGTCGGGATGGAACTGTCGGTGACACACCACCGGCCGGCTTCCGCGGGCTACGTGACCGGCCGCGCCACGCCCCTGCACCTCGGCCGTCGCACAGCCACCTACGAGATCGCGGTAACCGACGACCATGGCAAGCGGGTGTGCACCGCGCGCCTCACCTGCATGATGATCGAGGCGCCGTAG